One window of Etheostoma spectabile isolate EspeVRDwgs_2016 chromosome 6, UIUC_Espe_1.0, whole genome shotgun sequence genomic DNA carries:
- the has1 gene encoding hyaluronan synthase 1, whose amino-acid sequence MELKPLLKTLTSTVRAILIFTFALLVLGVMIWAYVDGFQLATSMYGIISFGFYGLLLSLHVLVQSLFAFIEHRRMRARTDPCTLTKTIGFTISAFQEDPVYLRECLNSIRALQYPPELLRIIMVIDGNKDDDRYMMDMFREVFADQDPGCYVWKNNYHTWDPIQAQQDVEMATEMGPGGDADHTAGEDLQRKEVERLIQNKRCVCIMQKWGGKREVMYTAFKALGPSVDYIQVCDSDTKLDPLATMELCKVLESNHKYGAVGGDVMILNLKDSYISFMSSLRYWMAFNIERSCQSFFNCVSCISGPLGLYRNDLLQQFLESWYNQKFLGSHCTFGDDRHLTNRMLSMGYATKYTARSKCYTETPAQFLRWLNQQTRWTKSYFREWLYNAMWWHKHHLWMTYESIVSGIFPFFVTATIIQLFWTGTLWDILWILCCIQLIGLVKAAYACILQRDMVMVFMSLYSALYMTSLLPAKYFAIITMNKSSWGTSGRRKIVGNYMPLLPLSVWAAILLGGLGYTIYKESQQDWSTPAKILETKFIVFGCVAYTCYWLVMLFLYWVWFRQFCRKRSQSYTLSV is encoded by the exons ATGGAGCTGAAACCATTATTGAAGACGCTGACCTCAACAGTTCGTGCCATCCTCATTTTCACCTTTGCTCTGCTGGTCTTGGGCGTGATGATATGGGCATATGTTGACGGTTTCCAGCTGGCCACCTCCATGTATGGAATCATCTCCTTTGGCTTTTATGGACTACTCCTCTCACTCCACGTGTTGGTCCAGAGCTTATTTGCCTTCATTGAGCACCGGCGAATGAGAGCTCGCACAGACCCCTGCACATTAACCAAAACCATTGGCTTCACTATATCAGCGTTCCAAGAGGACCCTGTGTATCTCAGAGAGTGCTTGAACTCCATCAGGGCCCTCCAGTATCCCCCTGAGCTACTGCGCATCATCATGGTGATAGATGGGAACAAAGATGATGACCGGTATATGATGGACATGTTCAGGGAGGTGTTTGCGGACCAAGACCCTGGCTGTTATGTGTGGAAGAACAACTACCATACATGGGACCCCATTCAGGCCCAGCAGGATGTTGAAATGGCAACAGAAATGGGCCCGGGAGGGGATGCTGATCATACTGCAGGTGAGGATCTACAGCGAAAGGAGGTAGAGCGCCTGATCCAGAACAAGAGGTGCGTGTGCATCATGCAGAAGTGGGGCGGCAAGCGGGAGGTGATGTACACAGCCTTTAAAGCACTCGGGCCATCAGTTGACTATATTCAa GTGTGTGATTCAGACACCAAGCTGGACCCTCTGGCAACCATGGAGCTGTGTAAAGTGTTGGAGAGTAACCACAAGTATGGAGCTGTGGGAGGAGATGTGATGATCCTCAACCTGAAAGACTCTTACATCAGCTTCATGAGCAGTCTAAGGTACTGGATGGCTTTCAACATCGAAAGGTCCTGTCAATCCTTTTTCAACTGTGTGTCCTGCATAAGTGGCCCTTTGG GTCTGTACAGGAATGATCTCCTCCAGCAGTTTCTAGAGTCCTGGTACAATCAGAAGTTTTTGGGAAGTCACTGTACATTTGGTGACGACAGACATCTTACCAACCGAATGCTGAGCATGGGCTATGCTACAAA ATACACAGCCCGCTCCAAATGCTACACGGAAACACCTGCTCAGTTTCTGCGCTGGCTCAACCAGCAGACCCGCTGGACAAAATCTTACTTCCGTGAGTGGCTCTACAATGCAATGTGGTGGCACAAGCACCACCTCTGGATGACCTACGAGTCTATCGTCTCAGGTATTTTCCCATTCTTTGTCACCGCCACCATCATCCAGCTGTTTTGGACAGGAACGCTGTGGGACATCCTTTGGATTCTGTGCTGCATCCAGCTGATCGGGCTGGTGAAAGCCGCATACGCCTGCATCCTGCAAAGAGACATGGTGATGGTGTTTATGTCCCTCTACTCGGCTCTGTACATGACCAGCCTGCTGCCTGCTAAGTACTTTGCCATTATCACCATGAACAAAAGCAGTTGGGGGACATCAGGCAGGCGTAAGATTGTAGGGAACTACATGCCCCTCCTCCCTCTGTCAGTGTGGGCAGCCATTTTATTAGGTGGGCTCGGTTATACAATCTACAAGGAGAGTCAACAGGATTGGTCTACACCAGCCAAGATACTGGAAACAAAGTTTATTGTCTTTGGCTGTGTGGCCTACACTTGCTACTGGCTGGTTATGTTGTTCCTCTACTGGGTTTGGTTCCGCCAGTTCTGTAGGAAACGCAGCCAAAGTTACACATTAAGTGTGTAG